The nucleotide sequence tgttttttaggtttttttgttttctccaaCAACcttgttttttatgttttaattcactataaatgaaaatgattatttATTCTCTGACCTTTCTAAGCTCCTTGGAGAAAGTACAGGAATAACCTTGCttcccattttcttttcactgttTTGCAGATAGTCTATGAATTCTTTCTTCGCTTTCTGGAATCTGCTGAGTTTCAACCCACCATTGCCAAAAAACACATTGATCAGAAGTTTGTTCTACAGGTAAAACTTCTTTGCTACAAGTCTTTTCTCTGTCTTTTGTACATATCTGGTGATTTTAGTACTGAGAATCCAGTGTTAATTCAAAAagtccccttattgatatttttctttcctcttgttACCTTTATCCTGTGCtaatgttgtaaggagaaattgcaatCAGGGAGTGATGGGGTAAAGACGACTTGTAAAGACGCCTCGTTTTGACTTACATACAGACTTCAAGCAATACCACTGAataaagacattaaaaaaagcTATGGGGGCATTATGTTAGTTTAAATTCATTACCAGTCAATGGGTGTGAGCTCATTTAAGGTTATTGTTTGTCAAAGGCAATCCTGTAGCAGGAGCTCCCCCAGTACAAACTGCTAACTGGCACCAGCATACTTGAAAGATAATGGTAGAAATGTACTCTGGCAACTAGATATGAGCCAATTCAAGTGTTAGTAAAGCCTATGAGTGAAAAAAGACTGTGTGAAATGCAGGAAATTCAAGATCAGCTTTATTTTCCCTGAGGACTCCTCGTAAAAATTCTCCCTCATTGAAAGCAGCAGCTGTTGACAACATTAGCTCAAGATTGAGTCAGGCTCATTTACATTGCTCACAATTTCTTAAAACTTTATGGATAGAGTTGTTTCCACTCTCGAAAATATTCTGTTGacaatatataattttttctttgtattttgcTATGTAGCTTTTAGAACTCTTTGATAGTGAAGATCCTCGCGAAAGGGATTTCCTTAAGACTGTGCTTCACAGGATATATGGGAAGTTCCTTGGACTTAGAGCATACATCCGAAAACACATCAATCACATATTTTTAAAGTACGTGCACAAACTTTTTTGGCACCTTTTGGTGGTTTGTTTTCTCAATTCATGGTGAAGTGTAATGTTTTGTCATTGCTTGAAAAGGGTTTGAGAATTTGATTTATGTTGTGTTGCAGATTTGTTTATGAGACAGAACACTTCAATGGGGTGGGAGAACTGCTTGAAATCTTAGGAAGGTGAGTTTGATAACTATTCATGTCTCTGTAACCTTCACAAatcagctttttttaatttttttttccattttatgaTGCAACTTGAATCATTGGCTGAAGTTTTCTGATACATGAAAGGAGCATCATTTTTAAGAGGAGATTATAGATGAAAGATAGAGAAAAAAACCTTTGGTATTTTGATCATTTACTTGTATGGTACATTCAGTGACAGAGCTGAGATTTTTACCAAAGCTGTGTAACAAGTTAAGGCTGGATAAAGCTTGGTATTGTGGACATAGATAGAGTGAAACAGCTCAAAAGTTTACATTTATGGTTTGCTTAGTCTAAAGTTGAACATTTGAATTTGTCTGAGTGAAGATGGATGGTTGAGTTAGATTTAGCCATGTTCAAtttattggaaaataaaaatgatttagTACTCAGGGGTATGAAGATtgtctgtgtttatttttcagcaTCATTAATGGATTTGCACTCCCTCTTAAGTCTGAACACAAGATGTTTTTAAACCGTGTGTTGATTCCTCTTCACAAAGTCAAGTGCTTAGGCCTCTACCATGCACAGGttagaaaacaagaaaacatctAAGGAACATTGAAAAGACGCCTGAAAGTTGTTGTTGATTCCTTGTCGCACACTGGGACAGatgatgaaatattttctagCATTCattacatggttgcttgtaaaTCAGTGCTTCTTTGCATAAGATACATTAACACAAAGGAATTACTTGATGTTATTTAAACATAATATAGCCCTGGCAGTGGTTTTACCTGTCAAATCCCTCTTCACCTTTTCACTTACAAGATCTCAATATAAATTATCCACTTTATATATCATAGGCTTTTCATAATTGTACAGCTCCAAGAATTTGTTTAGAAATCAAACAATATTCCTCGGAGATAGTTTTCCTTCTTGTCATCtctttctgttttaaaattttttgatacTGTATGAGGAAATTCCTCTTTGGTCAAATTAGTAATGAAAGGTCTAATTTTCATGCAGGCATTGATGCATCATAACAGGAAAAGAAGATTGCTTACTTCTGTTTTATTCATTCTTGAGTAATGATAAGCTTATCAAGATAAAGGTTTCTGCAAATCAAATAAGGATTGTTACACAACTTCTATCATTAAACATTTCCTTTGGCTGGAACATCATACAGGTGTTAGttctacttaaaaaaaataatcagactGTTTGTGGTACCCTGTTTGTTGATGTACCcttttggttatttttcttatctttcttgTTTGTCTGTTGATTTCAGTTAGCATACTGTGTTGTTCAGTTCTTGGAAAAGGATGCCACACTTACAGAAAATGTGAGTATTTTTAAATGggaattttgatttttctggTGTTTTCAGAGGtaatgtctttttctttcatgtGATGAAAGATAATGATGTTCATTCATGAGTGAGCTTTCTGCATACATGGAGAAGTTTTGGAGAGTtcattcttaaccctttaactcccatgagtgaccaagacagaatttctccttacaatatcattacaatattgaccagataagtgatgagaatgaagaaaaatatcaatttggggataaatagttgatccaatactaaatttgctgaactaacatgataggaattgtatagttgacagtgaGTAGAATTACAAATTGGATCTGGGAGTTAGGGTTAAAGTGTGACAGTTTTGCTCTCACCTCTTGGTTTGGAAACAGGGAAAAGGTCCAACACTAATGGGTGACTAGGCTTGTTAGCAACTGTagaatcagtatgcatattcttctcTATGTTTCCTACAACACTgactgggagaatttgttttatgaTCATGAGCTTGTTTAGATGGTGATTACTTCCCTCATTCTCATGGCCTCAATGTCTCATTTACCAGAGATACTTCGATATTAGTCATCCTTAGAGGTTTAAGAGTTAGATCTGTCTGTTTCTTACAGGTTGTTTTAGGCTTATTGAAATACTGGCCAAAAACAAGCAGTCAAAAAGAGGTGAGGAGGAGCCTATTGTATCAGTGAAatccttttctcttttccaaCGTCAAAGGAAGATTGTTTAGTGATTGTTATCTGTAGATTGGGTTATTTGTCTACCAGAATTTCCACTCTGTATTGCATAACCTGTGAGATGTTGACAATTTTCTCAGTGTAAACAACCATGTAATTCAACATGTACACTCATTTCCTAGTTACAGTGTACATGAGAAACTTCCCTTAAAGTCATCTGTAGATTTGGAAAGCTTGTGCATGTTCCTAGTTAAGCTTAGTACTGGTCATGTGTTGGAAGAATTCTggaaagttatgaaaacattaGACCGTCTCAGGTTTGCATAACTGTTTCTTAACCTCCTTGGTTTGTTGACAAGGCCATGTAAACGAGGAATCAGTCTTCTTCTGCATAACTTGTAGATGATCAACTTAGTAAGGTGCAGCTTAGCAGTTTCTTTAGCGacaaataacttaatttatttgatCTTCTTTGCTCCCTGTTCATACAAAGGCATTCCATTCGTATTATAGGTGATGTTCTTAGGCGAGATTGAAGAAATTCTAGACGTAATAGATCCAACCCAGTTTCAAAAAGTAATGGAACCGCTGTTTAAAACTATCGCAAGATGTGTGTCAAGTCCTCATTTCCAGGTAAGTATGCTGGGAACTTAAGCCTGCAAGCAGGCAGTCAGCGGCGCAGTGCCTTGAACAGCGCAGCAGCGAGAGACGAAGCAGCTCGTGTTGTAGGAAGTGCATGTCATTCTCGTGTGTGCCAGTAAAGACCTCCACAATTGTGCTAATGGGCGAGACGTGAAATTGATCTAAAGTCTCGCCCTTGGGAATCCGGCTGTCGACAAGACTGCTTAGATTATCTCTGTTCGAATACAACGATGCAGCCAAAAGAAAGGATTACGCCCAATAACAAAGGGAGTGGCGTCTAACACGCTGTGAGAATTTTGTCAAACCTTTCTAGTAAGCTGTTAATGCTCTAGCAAGGCAATTTGCACATGCGCAACTATTCCCTATTAGAGCATCACGACTGCGTTTACAAACCTCTTCTAAATTCACCCATCGGAGGATTGTTTCCTTAGCTTCACCGTGAATGAGTCCAAACTTTCCGAGTAAAAGTCAGTGGCAAATtagcaataacaacaacaaaagaaacaaaacaataatttaaacGTAGCATGTTACCGTATTCTTTTcaagggaaataattttttggggggagggcTAACTCCAGCCTGAAGGGAAAAGCCGGTGATTTCTCGTAAGCGCGCACAGCTTACGCGTAAAACCAGGGATAGTAAGTACGTGCAATGCAAAATAACCTTAAAACTGGGGGGGTCGGGAGCATGGATACAGACTCTACCGATGGATAAAAATAACTCGTGACGcgttttctctattttcttttcaggtCGCCGAGCGAGCGCTTTACTTCTGGAATAACGAATATATTATGAGCCTTATTGAAGAAAACTCGAATGCCATCTTGCCGATCATGTTTTCATCCCTCTATAGGATATCCAAAGACCACTGGAATCAGTAAGTGTTAGAACCATTGTGACGCTGTTATTGTCGTGTATTCTCTTCTTTGTGCGGGCTGCGTGGAATCGTTTCAAGTTTCGGGATCGTTTCCCTTTAATCCTTAACCTCCAAGCGTCGTTAATCTTGTTGAGAAGGATTATTATAAACAATTTAATGTGTCTGGCAACAAACTTATACCACACCTCTTGACTTAAGACTCGAGTTGTTAAGGTACACGCCAATTCAGTTTTCTGGCGCAGTCGTGGTGCGGGAGACTGAGGTATTAGTGATGAGGATCAATATCCTTAACACCGAGCTGTTTTGTAGTTGACAACCATATCGAGAAAAGGTATTCCCGGCTTAAAGCGCGACCTCAGGAAGGCGTGTTAAAATCTTAGACAAACCCTTTTGGATTTTTTATCCTGGATTattgctaatcactcttaaaaaaaacaacaacaacagacatCAAAGATCAACAATCAGCACGGGTGCTGGTGTTAATCTTTGTCTGATTCTCCGCTAACGAAGTGTCGTTACATTAGTAGTTGAAATTTAAACGAGGAGGGTTTGAGGTTTCACGGTTTTGACGCTGAAGTTGTTGTTCCTGAGTCTGTCGCAATTCGTGAAGAATCAACCTTTCAAGTAATCAGCAGAAAAGTGATAATGATATGCGTTCGTTGACTtgaattgattgattgatcgaCTGACATTGATTGATCGGTTGATGACTGATCTTTTGATTGTCTGATTGATCGACTGATAGCGAGAAATTAATAGCTCTCGTGTTGTTATTTAATTTGCTTTGTGTCaccatttaatattttttattgcaataAACCAGATGTTAAAAAGCGCTAAATGCCGAACTGGCTTCTTTTCCTTTATAGAACCATCGTGGCCCTCGTTTATAACGTTTTGAAGACCTTCATGGAAATGAATTCAAAACTGTTTGACGAGCTAACATCTTCGTATAAAAGCGATAGACAAAAGTAAGAGTAGTTTCTTATTTTATAATGGTTTATGCGTTTTCCTCTGGCAGGAGCCCATTAAGTGATGGACTCCTGTCAGAGGAAAACGCATAACAATGGGCTCCAGCTTctggttatttttttctattggttttggtgataaaaaagaaatggaacAAGGCAGTGATTAAGAGCTGATTCGTAATTCTACTTTCAAGCTTGAAAGATACATGCAGAAATTTCAGCTTGAGAGCGTGTGAATTTGTCCAAACAGAATAGGGAGTTGAAATTGAGTGCAGAGGGTTAAGGTAGTAATGTGTTATTGAATTCTTatcttgtgaattttttttcaacttggtttaaaaaaaacgtttgaGATGTAAAATATGAAGTATAAAATCTGATAAATTCAGTGAATGAACTCAGAGAATATGGTTACTCAACCTACCTTCACGATTAGACTGGTcctaaatttttgttttgttttgttttgttttttttttttttcatttgaaaagggaaaagaaaaaagagaaagaaagagatgAGCTATGGAAGAGACTCAGTAAGTTGGAATTAGATTCCAAAAACAAGTCAACTTCCTCGGTGTCCAGTCCCGCGGGTTCCAGCCTTAGTATCTCGACCAGTTCGGGATCCGGGTCAGCGACGAAGAGCTGAGCTAGCGGTCAGACCTTCTCCGACATTTTGATTTGTGTGACAGTGTTTTTGCAACACTCCGTTCACCAGTGTctgaaagaaattattaatttcCAATTTGAGGAAGTTGAACTTCGACTTGCCACACGTTCTTCGAGAAAGCACGAaagaatttattaatttaagaTGTCGTATATTGTTCAGACTACTTGAGAGTTGTTGCGTACCCGTCTGTTAAAAATAGTAGTTACCTCGGCGGAGGTCGGTCGGTGAAATGAGCTTCGACAAGCGCCATTTTATCGTGTAGGTTGTTTAATGCGCTTTGTCGGCCTACCTACCCGTCGTTGCTGGGCATGCGCAGTCGGTCCATGTTCATATGGTAGGTGGTCTGGTCTTGTCATACTTGGTAGCACAGTAACCATGGTAACGTTTTCTTGTATATGACCGGCGTAGAGTGGTGATTCTCCATAGCTGGTTACCCCTGTAGGCCTGTATGAAATCAAAGCTTAGGAAGAAATAACGTGTAATCAATTTCTGTAGATAGCCCCTTTCTTGACGGGAAACCTCGGCTGTGAAACAGTTTTAATTAAGTGGTGGCCTCTTTAAGACAGATTGTTGCGGCTTGCTAGAGAAATATTGTAAAGGGAaagtcatttttgtttttatcctggAGTAATATTACGGCAAAAAAGTTGTACCCCCTGTTCACTATGCACCCCTTTAAAAGCATTGGAGTTCTTTCTTAATTTACTGCAAAATCATCAAATCAACTAATGAAACTTTAAATCAAGAAATACAACGCAGCTTTCCAGCCGAGGTTTCCTTTTACATTTTGCAATCCTGTTTCTCCAGCAGTATTTTCCATGTATGTAAGTTTTTACTCTGAGATGGCTTTTCTTTACTGCTTTCAAACAGTTCCTTTAAGGGACACGGATTAACTGAGTTGAAGGTATTTTTCACGTGACGAGGGAACGAACAATAAACAGTATAGATCTTCATGACGTGCCATATGTAATGTTGCTAGATTTTCCCAATGAGCGAATTCTTGACTTGAGTGTGTGGGCGTAACGAGGACACTCTTTACACAGACAAGGTTGCTTTAATTTATCGATTCGGTGTTGTTAAGACGAAACCAAACAAGTCGTAAACGGGATAATAaggttttatcaacttagttgataatgtaaatttgccaccgtgaagagtttctttaagtggtcaatttacgttatcaactctgttgatagaACCAAATCCCCTTTACAAACCCCCTTCCTCCGACGCTGCACCACTTCAACTTCTTTTACTTTCATTGGTCTTAAACGACCAGTCAGAACAAAGGGAACAATGACAGTTTCTGTGTGAGCTTGTGTAGGGGGTGTGGAACTGGGGTTTGTGTGAATGAAACACCACAACATAGCATGGTAACGCTTGAATACCGCCCGTAATACCATGAAACTTCCATTGCAGGTTTGTTCAAAACATAGTAAACCGAGTGCACGTTAATCAGcataaaaaattttgattttgctCTGAAGCCCTGTAGACTGCCCTACTGTTTAAATTTTGCAcggttcagttttttttccatacaCCGAGATTTACGCCCGTAGAAGGATTGCCGCGTGCATAACGGTTTTTTTTCCCTAGTCAGGGGAATACAAGTCGAGGCTAGCGTTGAGTTTCGGTTTGGCGCTACCTGCCCTAGGACAACTGGACCATAAATCTGATCGGTTCCTTGTTTGACGTGATAGCTGTACGAAACGGCACTCTTTTGCATTTAAAGTGATCAGTTTTCGTCGGAAGTTCCAGGTTCAGATCCGACTGACTCCATTAAGACCGACTACTGAAAGTTTACTCTTGTTTTCAGTTATCTAGGCGCGAACAGGACCAATGTAAAGTAGTGATGTTAAAACGTGATGGAACATTTGGGTTCTATGTATCTCGTTGCAGATTCTTTTCTCGGATAGCCGGATTCTAGCATTTTGCTTCTAGTTTTAGGTTTTCCCTCGGTCTAACCTATGATGTAGGTGCAGCTCGACTTATTCTTAAAAACCCTCACCTTGAAAGTGGATCCCCCATGGAGAGCAGTTTTATTTATTGATCCCAAAAATGATTACTAAACTTTCCGCAGGTGTACTTGTTTTGCGAGGTTAATCAACAATAACCTGACTGAATAGATTCCCTGCTCAAGTCTGCGATAAATCGAACATTGCAGTTTTAACAACTAAATGATACAACACAAAATAACTTGGAAATTGGATTTTAAAGATAATATGAAAAGGTAAATACACAATGAACGCTGGTGGCCTGAGCGATCACTTCCGGCATCCACCCGTGCAAACCTGGTTGAAGTTCATAGCACAAGTACTGTAACACCGGTTCGATTCGGAACGCTTCGATGCACTGTGTCTATCGTGGAATCAATGATCAGACCGTGTTAAATTTGTCGCTGTGACGCCCgccaaacaaagcaaattttgaTGCTATAAGGAAACCCATGCCAATCTGCTGGGGAACTGATGCTGAACAAAGCTTCCGAGAACTGAATATTGGAGTGCGTTGGtaaagattttgcttttttaacttTCCAAGGTACGTGAAACTGATTGGGCTTTCGTTCCtagtatttaaatttttttttcacctctgAAGACAGGGTGGTTTTGCGAAATCGCGCTGCTCTTAAATCCTTTGACTGATTCACCCATGTAGACAGCTCGAATTGGTTGCAAAGCGGTCAGATACAGTTGTTTAAGATGGGTCTGGAAGCTTgcgtttattttaaaaatcgaAGGAAAATTTCTCTAAGATTTTTCCTGAATACCCTTCGAGTCACTTGAGCAGCTAAACAGGTAAGCTTTTGTTACACAACTGCAAATCTCTACTTTGTTATACTCATCTCCTCTTTCCACACCAACTCAGATTTCTCTGTAGCTGCAAACGAAGCGTATCTATTTTCTAAACGGCTTTCAAGTCATTTCTCCGCAATTAGGCTGTGAAACCTTCTTATTGTCAAGCAGCTCTATCTTAAACTGGAACCTCTTTTAAGTCCTTTGCGAATCGTTAATTATTCATGGCTTCTCCATGTTAACTTTCTTAATCATATCATGAAATAGACCTCGATTTTTGTGAGTTTTGGAACATATTTCATGCCTTTAGTAAAAGCTGCGAAATCTCAAATGCTCTCCAAGTGTTTTCAGCGAAAATTGGATAAGATAACTTCATTATTCCCGTTGTCTTGGtccattgtgttttttttagcAACTCCTGCTTGCACCGGGTCAAACCACTGAAGCACTACCTCACACGAAATCGCACAAAGAAAAGATTGACCATCGCACgtcatgaaaaatattaataattcTAATTTCAGGAGTATCTTAGATAACTGACATCCATTTAAGAAATCCCTTTCACTTCAGAACCTAGAATCAAGACCGTAAAGAATATCTTCGAAACAATCTGCGTTGTAGCAAAGACTCTCTCTCATTGCGCAATTTTCCGGGGAATAGCGGAACACAACATCGCAATCTGCATAAATTATAGCTTCAAGGAAGAAATTGTGATATGTTCAAGGATATCTCAAGAGTGAGTCTCAGAGACATCAATGTAGCTGGTTATTTTGTAGATACCAACACCTGAAGAATGACATACCAAGTTGCAATCATAGATTTTATAGGACTAGCTAAGGGACAGTGCAAATATTATTACGCCTTCAGTAGACTTCACTGATCGAGTCAGTCTTTGCATTGCCCGGATTTTAAAGTTAAGTGttatttcactttatttttggtGAGTCGCTTCAGTGGTCCATTAGGGCGAACTGGGTGATTTTATCCACGTGTATCAGAAACACAGGTACCCTGAAACTGGATAGATTGATTAATCGGCAGGAAGCTGTTCCTCTCCCGGCACAAATACGGTCACTTAGGACCAGCTGATTGCACGCATTACCTAACTAGATATCTTTGGTATTCGTTCAATGATTGGAGAACAGCTTACATTGTCAGTTTTTCGACTTATTTTTTGACGCAAACTTGTCTTTGTAATGCTTCTCAATAATTAAAGGAAACGCAGAGCGTTTATAGTTTCCGTAAGTTGCTGAGGCCGGAGTAACGTGCAAGCTCCAGACAGCCTGTTTTGCTGGACGAAAAACATCATTCCCTTATGAGCAAACAGCCAGCCAGGAATTTTTTCAACAGATTATTCAACTTGAACTTCGAATCATAAATATAATCTGCACAGAtcacaatttttatttgctcAATCGTGGCCTCTTGAAGCTACCGTACGCAAAGAAAAATCCTTGATTGCTGTGAATCAGGAACGATTTAATGTGAGCAAAACTAAGCTATCAGCGCAGGGTCCTGGGTAATTACTCGCGactttcaattttaaatatgaaggattttccttaatttttttttcttcattttggaaATTGGAGGCTTTAGCGCTGCAAAAAAAAGTATGTGCATTCGTtcatgaaagaattttaatgaGTGGCTAAAATTATTccaaatctatttttttttaaatttaaaactgaagtCACTGCGTCATTTTTCTTGTCAAACGTGTAGTCTCAGCCCAGTTTTCAAGGTAAAGTTACACAATTGTTGTTGAAAAACGCCTCTTAACTGTGGGTTTAGGATTCCTGAGATATTATTTGTGCACAATAGTGAAAGATGGAGTTATGGGATGGCGGAATTGGAAATAAGTGAAATTCTTCCGAATAAAACTGCCTTTGTAGACATTAGTCCATAGCGGTAGCTCTTCGCTCTCCAATAAGACCAGGCAAAACCTGCTCTCCGACCGGTGTTCGTTTACAAAAAGTTTATGGGACGAAAAATAAGAGATCCTGGTCGCATGTAAAATTCATGACCATTTTCTTCAGAGCACTGAATTTGAGCGATGGTTTCTGACGGGAATGAAGGCTTTGGTACAAGTTAAGGGAATTTTGAAGCGAATGCCAGTACAAAGAAAGGCATCTAGGACAACATGTAAGCAGGTGGGTTCCTTTGTTCGCTGCGCAAGCCGTATTGATTGACTTGCAAAACAAGTTGGAAATTATTTCGTTATTTCGTTCAAACGATTTTTACGTTACACTTTTCTGCAGCttgcatcattttaaaaaacacaGTTCTGCTTCTCTTAGGACGAATATAACTTTTGTGAAATATGAAGTGATGTCTATTTGACGATATGAACTTCGATATGAATTTCTTGCGTGGATAGTTCAGCAGCTTTTAGCAGGGCTGGCACAGGCATTTAAAA is from Pocillopora verrucosa isolate sample1 chromosome 7, ASM3666991v2, whole genome shotgun sequence and encodes:
- the LOC131780992 gene encoding serine/threonine-protein phosphatase 2A 56 kDa regulatory subunit epsilon isoform-like — translated: MDSVEAKRPGINPAPATSHPDPFNRKSVRKPQKAQQKKQQGSSRFRSKPSFEIQPLGALKDASPAEQQELFIKKLQQCCVVFDFMDPVSDLKGKEIKRACLNELVDYIASGRGVLTEPVYPKIIEMVDANIFRTLPPSDNPDFDPEEDDPTLEASWPHLQIVYEFFLRFLESAEFQPTIAKKHIDQKFVLQLLELFDSEDPRERDFLKTVLHRIYGKFLGLRAYIRKHINHIFLKFVYETEHFNGVGELLEILGSIINGFALPLKSEHKMFLNRVLIPLHKVKCLGLYHAQLAYCVVQFLEKDATLTENVVLGLLKYWPKTSSQKEVMFLGEIEEILDVIDPTQFQKVMEPLFKTIARCVSSPHFQVAERALYFWNNEYIMSLIEENSNAILPIMFSSLYRISKDHWNQTIVALVYNVLKTFMEMNSKLFDELTSSYKSDRQKEKKKEKERDELWKRLSKLELDSKNKSTSSVSSPAGSSLSISTSSGSGSATKS